The genomic segment CATCTTGTGCCGCAGGGACTCTCAGGCGCGCACCCTCGAGGGTCTTCCCCCTCTCGAGCCGCTCGAGCGGGGGGAGATCCCGGAGCTGGCCGAGGTTCCCTACGAGGGGATCGTGCTCCAGAGCGATCTGCGCCGGGGCCAGAAGACGGGTGAGTTTCTCGATCAGCGCGAGAATCGAAAGCGCGTGGCTCGCGAGTCCCCTGGCCGCCAGATCCTGGATCTCTACTGCTACACCGGGATATTCTCGATTCAGTGCTGCATGGCCGGCGCGGCTGCGGTGCTCGGGATCGACAGCTCCGCGCCCGCGGTCGAGCGCGCGCGGAGCAATGCGAAGCGAAACGCCCCCGGCCGGGCCGTGGAGTTCCGCGTCGAAGAGGTCGAGCGGGCGCTCGACGGCTTCGAGCGGGAGGGAGCGCGGTTTGATATGATCGTCCTCGATCCGCCGGCGCTCGTGCGGAGCCGGAAGGCGCTCGCGGAAGGAGCGCGGAAGTACGTCGCAATCAATGCGGGCGCGCTCCGGCTGCTCAAGCCCGGCGGCACGCTTGCCACGGCGACGTGCTCCCATCATGTGGACGCGGTCGCATTCATCGAAATCCTTCGCGCCGCCGCAAAGACCGCGCGTACGGAGCTTCGCCTCGTCGACGT from the Candidatus Eisenbacteria bacterium genome contains:
- a CDS encoding class I SAM-dependent rRNA methyltransferase, yielding MPVVRLAKNQERRLRSGHPWVFSNEIESVEDGLEAGTEVVVEDHRGLPVGVGLYNPHSLIAVRLYARHVRAIDADLVRDRIELALSLRRRILPVEVTYRLVHGEGDYLPGLVVDCYGDYVCVQSLSAGIERRIEWILDLLQDMLTPRGILCRRDSQARTLEGLPPLEPLERGEIPELAEVPYEGIVLQSDLRRGQKTGEFLDQRENRKRVARESPGRQILDLYCYTGIFSIQCCMAGAAAVLGIDSSAPAVERARSNAKRNAPGRAVEFRVEEVERALDGFEREGARFDMIVLDPPALVRSRKALAEGARKYVAINAGALRLLKPGGTLATATCSHHVDAVAFIEILRAAAKTARTELRLVDVLGQSRDHPVLLAARETSYLTMVIAERIR